One Synechococcus sp. MU1617 DNA window includes the following coding sequences:
- a CDS encoding uracil phosphoribosyltransferase, which produces MAMSLRVVVPPHPLIGHWLTMLRHRETPAALYATALQELGRWLTYEALRDWLPHRRDMVPGIDGDTEGTIVESSVPLIAIPVLPAGLELWQGGRSVLPDSSLSLGSCPEEIEANAGVILFVDQISDGQATLKLLQELQAKGVDGRRLRVITALCASPGLKLLGEAIPDLTLHTACIDESLGEKGEIRPGIGDPVRRLNFRS; this is translated from the coding sequence ATGGCCATGAGCTTGCGGGTGGTGGTCCCACCCCATCCCCTAATCGGTCATTGGCTGACGATGCTGCGGCACCGGGAAACCCCTGCTGCCCTCTACGCCACCGCCCTGCAGGAGCTGGGCCGTTGGCTCACCTACGAAGCCCTGCGGGACTGGCTGCCCCATCGACGGGACATGGTGCCCGGAATCGATGGAGACACCGAAGGCACCATCGTTGAGTCGTCGGTTCCGCTGATCGCCATTCCAGTGCTGCCAGCAGGCCTTGAGCTTTGGCAGGGAGGACGATCCGTCCTTCCCGATTCCTCCCTAAGCCTGGGGTCATGCCCAGAGGAAATCGAAGCCAATGCCGGGGTGATTCTGTTTGTTGACCAGATCAGCGATGGGCAAGCCACCCTCAAGCTTCTGCAAGAGCTCCAAGCCAAGGGTGTGGATGGACGCCGGCTGCGAGTGATCACTGCGTTGTGTGCCAGTCCTGGACTGAAGCTTTTGGGTGAAGCGATTCCAGACCTAACGCTGCATACCGCCTGCATCGACGAAAGCCTGGGGGAGAAAGGCGAGATTCGTCCGGGAATCGGTGACCCTGTGCGACGGCTGAACTTCAGATCTTGA